Genomic DNA from Hymenobacter jejuensis:
GCACGGCACGCTGTTGCTGTTTACGCCCACGCAGCCGCGGGGCCGCCGCCTGCCCATCGATTTTTTCCTGCAAAACCTGGCCAAAGATGCCCGCGAGCGGGCCGTGTGCATAATCTTCTCGGGCCTGGGCACCGACGGCACCATCGGGCTGAAAATGGTGATGGAAAACTTCGGGATGGTGATGGTGCAAGCCCCCGAAACGGCCGAGTACGACTCGATGCCGCGCTCGGCCATCGCCACCGAGTTTGTCGATTATGTGCTGCCCGCCGAGCAGCTGCCCGCCAAGCTCATCGAATACCTCAAAATACCGGTGATGAACCGGCCGCGCCGCGAAGTGGCCGAGTCGGCCTCCAAGCCCGCCCACGCCCTCCAGAAAATCTTTATCCTGATTCGGAGCCGCACCGGGCACGACTTCTCGTTTTACAAGCGCAATACCGTGTTCCGGCGCATCGAGCGGCGCATGAACTCTCACCAGATCAAGGAGTTTACGCATTACGTGCGCTACCTACAGGAAAACCCCGAAGAGGTGGATCTGCTGTTTAAGGAGCTGCTGATCGGCGTCACGAAGTTTTTCCGCGACCAGGAAGCGTACGAGGCACTCAAGAAGCGGCTGTGGCCCGTGATCCAGGAAAAGCCCATCGACAGCACCATCCGCGTCTGGACGCCCGGCTGCTCGACGGGCGAGGAAGCTTATTCCGTGGCCATGACGCTGATGGAATGCCTCGACAGCGTCGATCCGCTGAAGTACCTGAAAATCCAGATCTTCGCTACCGACATCAACCCCGAAGGCATCGAGTTTGCGCGGGCCGGCGTGTACGGCGAAAACATCGTAGCCGACGTCAACCAGGAGCGCTTGCAGCGGTTTTTTGTGAAGGTCGATGCGGGCTACCAAATCCGGAAGGAAGTGCGCGACGTGGTCATTTTTGCCGTGCACAACCTCAATAAAGACGCCCCGTTCACCAAGCTCGACCTGCTGGTGTGCCGCAACCTGCTGATCTACCTGTCGGCGGAGTTGCAGCGCAACCTGATCCCGATTTTTCATTACGCCCTCAATCCGGGAGCCGTGCTGTTGCTGGGGCCTTCGGAAAACCTGACCGGCTACCAGGATTTGTTTCAGCCCCTGGACGTTAAGTGGAAGCTCTCGCGCCGCATCGAAGGCAGCTCGTCCATGGCTCGCCTTATCAATTTTCCGTTTGCCCTGGGTCGCCTTCAGGAAGTACCCGTTCACTCTGCCCACAATATGAACCCTGCTGCCCGTAAAGAAGGCCCATTTGCTTCGCTGGTGCAGCGCGTGCTGCTGCGTGAGTTTACGCCGCCAGCAGTGGTCATCAACGCCAAAGGCGACGTGCTGTACATCAACGGCCGGACCGGCAAATACCTCGATCCGGCACCCGGCATGGGCAGCATGAACCTCTTCGACATGGCCCGCGAAGACCTTACCTACCAGCTGAGCGCCGTGGTGCACAACGCCCTCACTGACCGGAGCGACGCGGTGGTTGAAAACGTGAAAGTCAAGACCGAAGGGGGCGTTCAGCTGCTGCGCCTCACGGCCAAGTACCTCGACGAGCCCGAGCAGCTGGCCGGTATGCTGCTGGTGGCTTTCGAAGACATGCCCACGCCTACCAAAGTGCGCTTGGGCAAAGCCGGGCTGTCGTCGGAGCTGAGCCGCGACGCCGTTATTGCGGCCCTCGAAAAAGAGCTGCAATACACCAAGCACCGCCTCCAGACGACCGTCGAGGAAATGGAGTCGAGCCTGGAGGAGCTCAAAAGCACCAACGAAGAGCTGCAAAGCGCCAACGAGGAGCTGCAAAGCACCAACGAGGAGGCCATGACCAACAAAGAGGAAATGCAGAGCCTCAACGAGGAGCTCATGACCCTGAACATGCAGTACCTGAGCAAAACCGAAGAGCTTTCGCAGGCCGCCAACGACATGAAAAACCTGCTGGACGCCACCGAGATCGCAACGGTTTTCCTAGATAACGAACTGATTATCAAGCGATTCACCCCTAGTATGAGTCGCATCATCAATCTGCTGCCTACCGACGTAGGGCGCTCGATTACGCACTTCGCCAGCAACCTGCGCCACGAACAGCTAATGGAGGACGTGCGCTTGGTGATCGATCGCCTGGTGCCCGTGGAGACCAACATCCAGACCACACGCGGCGAGTGGTTTGTGATGCGCATTCTGCCCTACCGCACCCTCGACAACTACATCAGCGGGGCCGTGATCACGTTCACCGAAATCACGGAGCTAAAGAACTTGGAAGAGCAACTGACCGTCAGCACCGCCATGGCCGAAAGCATCGTTGAGTCGGTGCGCGAGCCCATGCTGGTGCTCGATGCCCAGCTGCGCATCCTCACCGCCAGCCATGCGTTCACCGAAACCTTTGCCGTGGAGCTGGACAAAATAAAAGGCCAGCCGCTCTCGGAGCTCAGCGACGGCATCTGGAACCAGCCGGCGCTGCACCGTAAGCTGGTGCAGCTGCTACAGGCCGAAAACCAATCGTTCGACGATGCTTTGCTTGAGCTAACGCCGAACGGCCAAAGCACGCGTTCGCTGCGCATTCACGGGCGCCGCATCACCAGCGACGGCCAGAAAACCAATCGCCTGCTGATCGGCGTAGAGGAGCAGGCTCCAAAGCCGGCCGCGTCGAGGCCGGAGTAATCGCGCGCGCAGCGCATTAGCTGCGGGCGTGGTCGTTGTGCTGACTATGCGGGCAGGCTTGGCCTGCCGTCCCTTTTGATTCTAGAGCCCAGTGGCATGAGCGAGTCCCATTCCGAATCGTCTACCTCGTTGCACGACGCGCTGGAGCAGCTCCGCGCCCGTGCCGACCGGCGCCGGCACCTCGTGACGCAGGTTGTGGACGTCGAGCACTCGTCGATGGACGTGCAGCGCCTCGTGCAGGAGTTGCAGGTGCACCAGATTGAGCTGGAAATGCAGTACGAAGAGTTGCTGCGGGCCCAGGCCGAAACCGAAGTCCTGCGCGTGCAATACGTTGATCTCTATGACTTTGCGCCCGTGGGCTACTTCACCCTCGACGCCCACGGCCTGATCCAGCAGCTCAACATCTGCGCCAGCCAGCAGTTGGGCACCGTGCGCCAACGCCTGCAAGGGCGCCGGTTTGCGTTGTTTGTGGCGCCCGATCATCGGTTGCTGTTCAATCTGTTCCTGACCAAAGCGCTCACGGCTGACCACCGCCAGACCTGCGAAGTGGAAATGCTGCGCGAAGACGGCAAGAGCTTTTTCGCCCAGCTCGAAGCCCTGGCTACCCCTGGCTTCGATGCCGAACGGCCTTCGCAGCACTGCCGGGTGGCAGTCATCGACATCACGGCCCGTCGCAAAGCCACCGAAGACCTGCGAGCCAGCGAAGCGCGGTTTCGCCGCCTTTTCGAGCAGAGTAACGACGCGGTGGTGCTGCTGCGCAACGAGCGCTACATCGACTGCAACGACGCAGCCATGCATCTGCTAGGCACCTCCGACAAAAGTCACATCATCGGGCAGCCGGCCTGGGCGCATTGTCCGGTAGTGCAACCTAACGGTATGAAAACCAAGGTGTTATTTCAGGAAAGCATCCAGCGGGCTAAAGAAGTCGGTTCGGAGCGCTGCGAAGTCCTGATGCACCGCAGTTCGGGTGAGGAAATCTGGGTGGAGTCGGTGATTACGCTGATTCAGGACGTCGACGAAGAAATCCTCATTCACATGGTGTGGCGCAACGTAACGGCCCAAAAACGCGAGCGCCAGCTCCGCCAAGCAAGCGAAGAAGGCCTGCGACTCGCCTTGGAGGCCTCTAATTCTGGCGTGTGGTCGTGGGAGTTCAGCTCCGACGAGTTGCGGTGGGACGAGCGCGCTCAAGCGAGCTTTGGGTTAGCGTTGGGGCCGGGGCCGGTGCCATTCGACGTGTTGCAGCAGGCCATTCACCCCGACGATTTGCCAACCGTTACCCACGCCTTTCAACGCTCCATCAAGCAGCGCACGCCCTTCGAGCTAGACTACCGCGTGCTGTGGCCCGACGGATCGGTACACTTCGTGTCGGCGCGGGGGAAGGTTTTTTACGACGAAGCCAACAAGCCCGTCCGGTTTACGGGCCTGATGCGCGACGAAACCGATCAGCGCGAGGCCGAGGAAGACCTGCGCTACCAACACCGCTTGCTGGGGCGCATTTTGCAAAACCTGCCGGTGGTGCTGCTGCGCCTGTCGCCGCAGGGCGAAATACTGGAAATGTCGGGCGCCGGGTTGCAGCGCATGGGCAGCCACGACAACGAAGCCCGAGGAGCCAACATTTACGAGGCGTTCCCGATGCTTACGGAGCCCATGCGAGCCTTGCTGGGCGGCGAGCCGGTCACCTTCATCGGCCACTACGACCTCAACGGGTACAATGCTTTCTACCAGAACTTCGGCTTCTTCGACGAGCAAAAGGGGTGGGGCGTGCTGTTTTCCATCGACATCACCGATTCGGAAATCTCCCGCTACCACCTGCGCGAAGAAAAAGAGTTTTCGCGCAGCCTGCTCGACAACAGCATCGACGCCCTGGTAGCGCTCGACTGTGAGGCCCGCATCACGGCCTGGAACCGCGTAGCCGCGTCGTTTTCCAACTTGTCGGAAGAGCAGGCGCTGGGGCAAAGCGTGTACGACGTCTATCCACACCTCAATACCCCCGAAGGCCGCGTGCTCATGCAACGCGTGATGGCTGGCGAAGAAGTGCAGATGCTGGGGTACCGCTTCCACCACCGGCCGGGATTTTTCGATGCCTTCCTGACGCCTCTGAAAGGGCAGGACGACGCGGTAACCGGTACGCTCATCACCATCCGCGACGTGACCGAGCGCAACCGCATGGAAGAGGAGAACACGCGCCTCAAGCTGCGCCAGCAGCAGGAAGTGCTGTCGGCTATCATGAGCACGCAAGAGGCTGAGCGTAAGCGTATTTCAGAGGCGTTGCACAACGGCGTAGGCCAACTGCTGTACGCCACCAAGCTCCACATCGAAAACCATTCCTCCAACATCCAGAAGCACACAGCGGCCCTGGCGCTGCTGGAAGAAGCCATCACGGCCACGCGCAACATTTCCTTCGAGCTGACGCCGGGCGTGCTGGAAGATTTCGGTCTGAAAAGCGGGCTCCAGGAGTTGGTAAAGCGCATTCCGAAAACCAGCCTCGACGTGCACCTGCACTTGGTGGGCCTGAGTAAAAAGCGCCCCAAGCTGGTCGAAACGGCCATTTACCGCATGGTGCAGGAGCTGCTCAACAACATCATGAAGCACGCCCAGGCCAAGGAAGTGTTTGTGCACGTGGTACACGAAGACCACCAAGTGCTCATTTCCGTCGAAGACGACGGCGTGGGCTTTGAGGTGCGAGAAGACGTGCCCATGCGCGGCATCGGGCTGGCCGGCATCCGCAACCGCGTCGACCTGCTCGGCGGCACGCTCACCATCGATTCGCGCCCCGGCCGCGGCACCATCGTCAGCATCGAAATTACGCTGAAGAAGGACAAGGAAGACGGGAAAAAAGCGAAGTAGTTACGCAAAACAGCCAGACCTACTGATCTGGCTGTTTTGCGTAACAATTTGATTATTAAATAATTACAATCTTACCCCAATGCCTGGTCCCAAGAGGAAGAAAGGCCGGCCCGTGGAGAGCAAATACCCGCCGCCCAGGTAGAGCGGAAAAGTAAGCTTGGCGTCGCGGCGGGTAGGGTAGATGGAGCCCAGCACCACAATGCCTAAGTCGCGGTTGCCGCCGGTTTTGCTCAGGTCGAAAGCGTTGAGGGCCACAAAGCCCGCCCCGACTTTGTAGGGCCGCAGGCGGTTGATTTTTTCAGGGTGATAAAAGCTGAGCTGCCCCAGCATGGCCAGCGAAATGCCCCCGAATGAGGTGTAGCTCGGCTCGCCTTTGTACTTGGTGAGCAAGCCGCCGGGAAAGCTGACGTCGATGTCGAACTTGACGCGCCGCCGCAGTACCAGCTCCAGCTTTTGGGTGAAGCCAGGCTCCTGGTATTGGCCCTGGTTATGCTTTACGGTGATGATAATCGTGCTCCAGTCGTCCAGATCGTAGGTTTTGCGCGAGTTGAGCAGGTTGTTGAGGCTGATGTTGCCGACCTGGCACTGCTTGTCTTGGTAGAAAGCCGCGCGCACCGAATTGTCGCCGGGGCACACCACAATGTTGTCGACGGTGCGCATCTCAATCAGCTCGCCCTTGCTGTTTTGGGTGCGGATGTCGAAGGTCAGGTATTGCTTGCCGTAGAGCTGGTTTTCGGTGTCGATGCCGTTGCTGTTGAAGCTGAACACGACGTCGCTGATGACGCGGTTGTAGAGTACCGGCCCGTTGAGGCGGTTGATGGTGCGGGCGCCTTCGCCGAAGTTGACGGCCACAAAATCGAGAGGGTGGGGGCGCTGGAACTCCTTCACGCTGAGGTTATACCCCGTCGGCTGGCCCGCGTTGAAAATGGTAATGCGCTTCTTGTCGATGGTCACCGGAATCTGGACGCGGTACACCACCGCCGCATCCGAGCGCACCGACGAGTCGGAGGGCACCACCGCCAGATCTTCGAAATGAAAGCGGGCCCGCTGCAACGATTCGCCTTCGAGGCGCACGTCCACGGTTTCGCCGGGGTTCACGGCCAGGTTGGTGCTCCAGTCGCCGCCGCGATGCCGCACGCTCACGGCCGAAACCGTTGTTTTGGGCGAAATATTGAAGTTGGTGATGTATTTGGGCAGGTCGTTTTCCTTGATGTAAAGGTAGCCCTCGGTTTGGCGGTGAGTGTTGTAT
This window encodes:
- a CDS encoding CheR family methyltransferase, encoding MSPLDHMSPDQLPEPEEPILLTDGDAMPVDAMVSPIQLREAQRQEDPSDKFPVVCLGGSAGSIEGLERFFRNMPADPDMAFVVVTHQSPDQQGELTQVIQYFTPMPVLQAEDGLKVQPNHVYVIPPDRDMSMLHGTLLLFTPTQPRGRRLPIDFFLQNLAKDARERAVCIIFSGLGTDGTIGLKMVMENFGMVMVQAPETAEYDSMPRSAIATEFVDYVLPAEQLPAKLIEYLKIPVMNRPRREVAESASKPAHALQKIFILIRSRTGHDFSFYKRNTVFRRIERRMNSHQIKEFTHYVRYLQENPEEVDLLFKELLIGVTKFFRDQEAYEALKKRLWPVIQEKPIDSTIRVWTPGCSTGEEAYSVAMTLMECLDSVDPLKYLKIQIFATDINPEGIEFARAGVYGENIVADVNQERLQRFFVKVDAGYQIRKEVRDVVIFAVHNLNKDAPFTKLDLLVCRNLLIYLSAELQRNLIPIFHYALNPGAVLLLGPSENLTGYQDLFQPLDVKWKLSRRIEGSSSMARLINFPFALGRLQEVPVHSAHNMNPAARKEGPFASLVQRVLLREFTPPAVVINAKGDVLYINGRTGKYLDPAPGMGSMNLFDMAREDLTYQLSAVVHNALTDRSDAVVENVKVKTEGGVQLLRLTAKYLDEPEQLAGMLLVAFEDMPTPTKVRLGKAGLSSELSRDAVIAALEKELQYTKHRLQTTVEEMESSLEELKSTNEELQSANEELQSTNEEAMTNKEEMQSLNEELMTLNMQYLSKTEELSQAANDMKNLLDATEIATVFLDNELIIKRFTPSMSRIINLLPTDVGRSITHFASNLRHEQLMEDVRLVIDRLVPVETNIQTTRGEWFVMRILPYRTLDNYISGAVITFTEITELKNLEEQLTVSTAMAESIVESVREPMLVLDAQLRILTASHAFTETFAVELDKIKGQPLSELSDGIWNQPALHRKLVQLLQAENQSFDDALLELTPNGQSTRSLRIHGRRITSDGQKTNRLLIGVEEQAPKPAASRPE
- a CDS encoding sensor histidine kinase, translated to MSESHSESSTSLHDALEQLRARADRRRHLVTQVVDVEHSSMDVQRLVQELQVHQIELEMQYEELLRAQAETEVLRVQYVDLYDFAPVGYFTLDAHGLIQQLNICASQQLGTVRQRLQGRRFALFVAPDHRLLFNLFLTKALTADHRQTCEVEMLREDGKSFFAQLEALATPGFDAERPSQHCRVAVIDITARRKATEDLRASEARFRRLFEQSNDAVVLLRNERYIDCNDAAMHLLGTSDKSHIIGQPAWAHCPVVQPNGMKTKVLFQESIQRAKEVGSERCEVLMHRSSGEEIWVESVITLIQDVDEEILIHMVWRNVTAQKRERQLRQASEEGLRLALEASNSGVWSWEFSSDELRWDERAQASFGLALGPGPVPFDVLQQAIHPDDLPTVTHAFQRSIKQRTPFELDYRVLWPDGSVHFVSARGKVFYDEANKPVRFTGLMRDETDQREAEEDLRYQHRLLGRILQNLPVVLLRLSPQGEILEMSGAGLQRMGSHDNEARGANIYEAFPMLTEPMRALLGGEPVTFIGHYDLNGYNAFYQNFGFFDEQKGWGVLFSIDITDSEISRYHLREEKEFSRSLLDNSIDALVALDCEARITAWNRVAASFSNLSEEQALGQSVYDVYPHLNTPEGRVLMQRVMAGEEVQMLGYRFHHRPGFFDAFLTPLKGQDDAVTGTLITIRDVTERNRMEEENTRLKLRQQQEVLSAIMSTQEAERKRISEALHNGVGQLLYATKLHIENHSSNIQKHTAALALLEEAITATRNISFELTPGVLEDFGLKSGLQELVKRIPKTSLDVHLHLVGLSKKRPKLVETAIYRMVQELLNNIMKHAQAKEVFVHVVHEDHQVLISVEDDGVGFEVREDVPMRGIGLAGIRNRVDLLGGTLTIDSRPGRGTIVSIEITLKKDKEDGKKAK